The following coding sequences lie in one Spinacia oleracea cultivar Varoflay chromosome 1, BTI_SOV_V1, whole genome shotgun sequence genomic window:
- the LOC130465483 gene encoding uncharacterized protein produces MDTAGRLLRWAIELSEYDLEFHPRNAIKAQALADFVVEASYQEDETKAESWEVSVDGSAAQSGAGAGVVMTSPTGGKFEYAIRFTFAASNNEAEYEAAIAGVQLCLLADAKRIVMTTDSQLVANQFSGEYETKEPSMRRYQEKLKTLTAKLEAFEIKLVPIALNIDADSLAKLASSKAIELSRSVMIEIMHRRSTEEKRKEIMVIMANKEWYDDIWTYKTTGVLPADIREAKKIKKDICWYVIYQGQLYKRAFSLPLLRCLTAYESARLIEEMHEGICGNHVGGKTLALICQRQGYYWPTMLEDAQSYVKKCEKCQLFAPVIRMPANDLMPILNPIPFAQWGMDIVGPFTTASGDYRIKFAYASVCHPQSNGQAEAANKQILVALKKKLDEFKGKWADTVPEVLWGNRTTVKEATGESPFKLCFGSEAVIPAEVALLTFRIQHYEEQGNDSLLRHQLDFLPEVRLQAEIKSAAYKNRMSRAYNKRVKHRNLEVGNLVLRRTAATGKAQKQGKLTTNWEGPYQIWEEVVAGSYRLMEMDGTPLKNSWNADALRKFHV; encoded by the exons ATGGATACAGCCGGCAGGCTGTTGcgatgggcaatagagctgtcgGAGTACGATCTTGAGTTTCACCCGCGCAATGCAATAAAAGCACAAGCCTTGGCCGACTTCGTAGTTGAAGCATCCTATCAAGAGGATGAAACCAAAGCAGAATCCTGGGAAGTATCAGTAGACGGGTCAGCCGCTCAGTCGGGAGCGGGAGCCGGCGTTGTCATGACCTCTCCGACAGGAGGTAAGTTCGAATACGCAATCAGATTCACTTTCGCAGCTtcgaacaacgaagcagaatatgaagcagccATTGCAGGGGTACAACTATGTTTGTTGGCAGACGCCAAGAGGATAGTAATGACAACAGATTCTCAGTTGGTGGCAAATCAGTTTTCGGGAGAGTATGAAACAAAAGAGCCGTCAATGCGGCGGTATCAAGAAAAACTGAAGACGCTGACAGCGAAATTAGAGGCTTTTGAGATCAAATTGGTCCCCATAGCGTTGAACATTGACGCAGACAGCCTAGCAAAACTGGCCAGTTCGAAAGCAATCGAGCTCAGCCGATCAGTAATGATAGAAATCATGCACAGAAGGAGTAcggaagaaaaaagaaaagaaataatgGTCATCATGGCAAACAAAGAGTGGTACGACGATATCTGGACGTACAAGACGACTGGAGTGCTCCCGGCCGATATCAGGGAGGcaaagaaaatcaaaaaagaCATTTGCTGGTACGTCATATATCAGGGACAACTCTATAAAAGAGCATTCAGCCTCCCCCTGCTGCGGTGTTTGACGGCATACGAATCCGCAAGATTAATCGAAGAAATGCATGAAGGAATATGCGGAAACCATGTAGGAGGAAAAACACTCGCTTTGATCTGCCAAAGACAAGGTTACTACTGGCCAACCATGCTCGAAGACGCACAGAGCTACGTCAAGAAATGTGAAAAATGCCAGCTGTTTGCCCCAGTAATACGTATGCCAGCAAACGACTTGATGCCCATTCTGAATCCAATTCCATTCGCCcagtggggaatggatattgTAGGACCCTTCACAACAGCCTCAGGAG ACTACCGGATCAAGTTCGCATACGCTTCAGTCTGCCACCCAcagagcaacgggcaagccgaggcTGCAAACAAACAAATACTCGTAGCCCTTAAGAAAAAGCTGGATGAGTTCAAGGGCAAGTGGGCAGACACAGTCCCAGAGGTTCTATGGGGTAACAGAACGACGGTTAAAGAAGCAACGGGAGAGAGCCCTTTCAAACTATGCTTCGGATCAGAAGCAGTCATACCAGCTGAAGTAGCACTACTCACCTTCCGCATCCAGCATTATGAAGAACAGGGAAACGACAGCTTACTCAGACACCAGCTGGATTTCTTACCAGAGGTCAGACTGCAGGCGGAAATTAAGTCGGCCGCATACAAGAACAGAATGAGCAGGGCCTACAACAAGCGAGTAAAGCATAGGAATCTAGAGGTAGGCAACCTTGTACTTCGCCGGACGGCAGCAACCGGCAAAGCTCAAAAACAAGGAAAACTGACTACAAATTGGGAAGGGCCCTACCAGATATGGGAAGAAGTGGTAGCTGGATCATACAGACTAATGGAGATGGATGGAACACCGCTGAAGAACTCATGGAACGCAGATGCTTTAAGAAAATTCCATGTATGA
- the LOC130465482 gene encoding uncharacterized protein has protein sequence MEKLKFPLCKYDGSTDPEVHCNTFEQHMMLYTDSDAMWCKVFPSTLLGVASGWYKGLPKGSVHNYRQLEAEFMLRFISRQQRKKTSGELMAVTQRSGESFTDYLTRFNNESTSIPNLQQEIAVVALMRGMNHCEFKKYLGRKSFTDLGSALMKAHEYIKSGELMTIPNHYQSTPTRNAAPRPVQPAQQSQNRGFRKDEQRKDPRGRDYQKQSTSIYPTFHEYTPLNAPRAAIYNINKNENWKRPPPMSDKPRP, from the coding sequence ATGGAGAAATTGAAGTTCCCACTCTGCAAGTATGACGGATCCACAGATCCGGAGGTCCATTGCAACACATTTGAGCAACATATGATGCTGTATACAGATTCCGACGCCATGTGGTGCAAGGTATTTCCCTCAACGCTGCTGGGAGTGGCATCCGGCTGGTATAAGGGACTACCAAAGGGGTCGGTACATAATTATCGACAGTTAGAAGCAGAGTTCATGCTACGGTTCATCAGTCGGCAGCAGAGAAAGAAAACGTCAGGAGAACTGATGGCAGTCACCCAAAGAAGCGGAGAGTCCTTTACAGATTACCTCACCAGATTCAACAACGAGTCCACcagcataccaaacttgcaacaAGAGATAGCTGTGGTGGCCCTGATGAGAGGAATGAACCACTGCGAGTTCAAAAAATACTTGGGAAGGAAATCCTTCACCGATCTGGGAAGCGCACTGATGAAGGCCCACGAATACATCAAAAGCGGCGAGCTGATGACAATCCCAAATCACTATCAGTCGACACCGACTAGAAATGCCGCACCAAGGCCGGTTCAGCCGGCGCAACAAAGTCAGAACAGGGGGTTCAGAAAGGATGAACAGAGGAAGGACCCAAGAGGGAGAGATTACCAGAAACAGTCAACCAGCATATACCCCACATTCCATGAATACACCCCATTGAACGCCCCAAGAGCCGCAATTTACAATATCAACAAGAACGAAAACTGGAAGAGGCCTCCACCAATGAGCGACAAACCCCGACCATAG
- the LOC110801654 gene encoding uncharacterized protein — protein MGKSKEEGKIEKIIRGLLKLPENRRCINCNSLGPQYVCTNFWTYVCTNCCGVHREFTHRVKSVSMAKFSMEEVSALQAGGNEKARQIYFKTWNPHRDVFPENSNIHKIRDFIKHVYVDRKFTVETQPALVQRSPNSGLHEPFEHNGAHNGENSTFHGKTINSYSRYSYDEGRSPQYSKENSTYGRHRAISPHSEGENSRYRGSREDASHFEYTDGRYQVDDTRISGRAATQMFTTEDIRPRRRCPDRQQSSDVKNPTVYHVKEILGENSHALRVANRPKFADRRRDKATANAQQERDHHKDRNRSGDHDETAHQRTVSAYAQENAVSSLSSSNLSAGRHISAPSTSADQAITDKRASSSVVAGTTSNTLSTSTDADIPKVATSQMVPVLPDLLGDDGVFATEQIGREQSPSTQDLGHLNNLIWDTCSTSIQTSCLNEVANNQPTTLSPASSQPPQGPTGETQLLIGVQPSLADTNAGGRKELPADLFASPYQLSSVTAAGRPAGSNYGAGFSMHYYPLQMQVLPSQNVAKSSNPFDTNDNTAQPHMFNTFASTGFPQGGSGHMFIPSGMSHTSSFESHLSGSASTGSPIYLSNVHHQSPNVPAGSSQSAYMEQSSFQNKLPTSIQGTSGFGSEVESTALLYSNQQIPYRYPDQSSFSMGAGNPFG, from the exons GGACCACAATATGTTTGCACGAATTTCTGGACATATGTGTGTACAAATTGTTGTGGTGTGCA CCGAGAGTTCACTCATCGTGTGAAATCTGTATCGATGGCCAAATTCTCCATGGAAGAAGTTAGTGCTCTTCAAGCAGGAGGAAATGAG AAAGCAAGGCAGATTTATTTCAAAACATGGAATCCACACCGTGATGTTTTCCCAGAAAATAG TAATATTCATAAAATTCGTGATTTTATCAAGCATGTCTATGTGGATAGAAAGTTTACTGTTGAGACTCAACCTGCTTTGGTTCAAAGGTCACCCAAT AGTGGACTGCACGAGCCTTTTGAACACAATGGAGCACATAACGGTGAAAATTCTACTTTCCACGGAAAAACTATTAACAGTTATAGTAGATATTCATACGACGAAGGCAGAAGTCCGCAGTACTCAAAGGAAAACTCAACATATGGCCGTCATCGGGCTATTTCTCCACATTCTGAGGGAGAAAACTCCAGATATAGGGGTTCCAGGGAAGATGCTTCTCATTTTGAATATACAGATGGTCGTTATCAAGTGGATGACACTAGAATTTCCGGGCGGGCTGCCACCCAGATGTTTACCACTGAAGACATTAGGCCCAGAAGGAGGTGTCCTGATCGTCAGCAGAGTAGTGATGTGAAGAATCCTACTGTATATCATGTGAAGGAGATCCTTGGAGAAAACTCTCATGCTTTACGTGTTGCTAATCGGCCTAAATTTGCTGATAGGAGACGTGATAAAGCTACTGCAAATGCTCAA CAGGAACGTGATCATCATAAAGATAGGAACAGAAGTGGTGATCATGATGAAACAGCTCATCAAAGAACTGTTTCGGCCTATGCTCAG GAAAATGCCGTGTCAAGTCTATCTTCAAGCAATCTATCAGCCGGGCGTCATATATCAGCACCATCCACAAGTG CAGATCAAGCAATAACTGATAAACGTGCTTCATCTTCAGTTGTTGCTGGTACCACATCAAATACTTTATCCACGTCAACTGATGCAGATATTCCAAAAGTGGCTACTTCTCAGATGGTGCCAGTCCTGCCAGATCTACTTGGTGATGATGGTGTGTTTGCTACTGAACAAATTGGCAGAGAGCAGTCTCCAAGTACCCAGGATCTTGGGCATTTGAATAACCTTATTTGGGATACTTGCTCCACTTCTATTCAAACCAGTTGTTTGAATGAAGTTGCAAATAATCAG CCAACAACTTTATCCCCAGCATCGTCTCAGCCTCCTCAAGGTCCAACCGGAGAAACGCAACTATTAATCGGAGTGCAGCCTTCTCTTGCAGACACAAATGCTGGTGGAAGAAAAGAGCTTCCTGCA GACCTTTTTGCTTCTCCTTACCAATTAAGTTCAGTGACAGCCGCAGGGAGGCCAGCCGGTTCGAATTATGGTGCGGGATTTAGCATGCATTATTACCCTCTTCAGAtg CAAGTACTGCCATCTCAAAATGTGGCCAAGTCAAGCAACCCGTTTGACACGAATGACAACACTGCTCAACCTCATATGTTCAACACG TTTGCCTCAACGGGATTCCCGCAAGGAGGATCGGGTCACATGTTCATTCCATCAGGCATGTCACATACCTCAAGTTTTGAATCACACCTTTCGGGTTCTGCATCAACTGGTTCACCTATTTATTTGTCTAATGTGCATCATCAATCACCAAATGTTCCAGCTGGTTCTTCACAAA GTGCATATATGGAGCAATCTTCTTTCCAAAACAAGCTGCCAACCAG CATACAAGGAACAAGTGGTTTTGGGAGTGAAGTTGAATCAACAGCATTGTTATATTCAAATCAACAGATTCCATATAGATATCCAGACCAGAGTTCATTTTCTATGGGTGCAGGAAATCCATTTGGGTAA